The following are from one region of the Prevotella sp. HUN102 genome:
- the rpsO gene encoding 30S ribosomal protein S15: MYLSKEKKQEIFTQFGKEQKAGDTGSAESQIALFTYRIKHLTEHVKKNRKDHVTTRSLTRLVGKRRALLDYLYDRDIERYRAIIKALGLRK, from the coding sequence ATGTACTTAAGCAAAGAAAAGAAGCAGGAAATCTTCACACAGTTCGGTAAGGAGCAGAAAGCCGGCGACACAGGTTCGGCAGAAAGCCAGATCGCACTCTTCACTTACCGTATCAAGCACCTCACGGAGCACGTAAAGAAAAACCGCAAGGACCACGTTACCACACGTTCGCTGACCCGCCTTGTAGGTAAGCGTCGTGCCCTCCTCGATTATCTGTACGACCGCGACATCGAGCGTTACCGTGCTATCATCAAGGCACTCGGTCTCCGTAAGTAA
- the typA gene encoding translational GTPase TypA — MQDIRNIAVIAHVDHGKTTLVDKMMLAGKLFRDGQNNSDEVLDSNDLERERGITILSKNVSINWKGTKINILDTPGHSDFGGEVERVLNMADGCLLLVDAFEGPMPQTRFVLQKALQMGLKPMVVVNKVDKPNCRPEEVYEMVFDLMCDLNATEDQLDFPVVYGSAKNGWMSAGWKEQTDNIDYLLDLIVENIPGPKQLEGTPQMLITSLDYSSYTGRIAVGRVHRGTLKDGQNITICHRDGSTERTRIKELHTFEGMGHKKTAAVSSGDICAVIGLENFEIGDTIADFDNPEPLPPIAVDEPTMSMLFTINDSPFFGREGKFCTSRHISERLEKELEKNLALRVSNVENSMDKWIVSGRGVLHLSVLVETMRREGYELQVGQPQVIYKEIDGQKCEPVEELTINVPNDFSSKMIDMVTRRKGELLGMDTEGDRVNITFEIPSRGIMGLRTNVLTASQGEAIMAHRFKDYQPFKGEIVRRTNGSMLAMENGTAFAYAIDKLQDRGKFFIDAGEEVYGGQVVGEHVHDKDLVINVTKSKQLTNVRASGSDDKARVIPKTEMSLEECIEYIKADEYIEVTPESIRMRKITLDHNERKRESKEA; from the coding sequence ATGCAAGATATTAGAAACATCGCAGTAATTGCGCACGTCGACCACGGGAAGACAACCTTGGTGGACAAGATGATGCTCGCCGGCAAGCTGTTCCGTGACGGACAGAACAACAGCGACGAGGTTTTGGACTCCAACGACTTGGAGCGCGAACGAGGGATAACAATTCTGAGCAAGAACGTCAGTATAAACTGGAAGGGAACGAAGATAAACATTCTCGACACGCCGGGACACTCCGACTTCGGAGGCGAGGTGGAGCGTGTGCTGAATATGGCAGACGGATGCCTGCTGCTCGTGGACGCTTTCGAGGGACCGATGCCGCAGACGCGCTTCGTGCTCCAGAAGGCGTTGCAGATGGGACTGAAGCCGATGGTGGTGGTAAACAAGGTGGACAAGCCGAACTGCCGCCCAGAGGAGGTGTACGAGATGGTGTTCGACCTGATGTGCGACCTCAACGCAACCGAGGACCAGTTGGATTTCCCGGTGGTCTACGGTTCGGCGAAGAACGGATGGATGAGCGCGGGCTGGAAGGAACAGACCGACAATATTGATTATCTGCTCGACCTGATTGTGGAGAACATTCCCGGTCCGAAGCAGCTCGAGGGAACGCCGCAGATGCTGATTACCTCGCTCGACTATTCGAGCTACACGGGGCGTATCGCAGTGGGGCGCGTGCACCGAGGAACGCTCAAGGACGGACAGAACATCACCATCTGCCACCGCGACGGCTCTACGGAACGGACGCGAATCAAGGAGCTGCATACCTTTGAGGGTATGGGGCACAAGAAGACGGCTGCCGTGAGCTCGGGCGACATCTGCGCCGTGATAGGACTGGAGAACTTCGAGATAGGCGACACCATCGCCGACTTCGACAATCCCGAACCCCTGCCGCCGATTGCCGTGGACGAGCCTACGATGAGTATGCTCTTCACGATCAACGACTCGCCGTTCTTCGGCCGTGAGGGAAAGTTCTGCACCTCGCGCCATATCAGCGAGCGTCTGGAGAAGGAACTGGAGAAGAATCTGGCGTTGCGTGTGAGCAATGTTGAGAACTCTATGGACAAGTGGATCGTGAGCGGGCGAGGCGTGCTCCACCTTTCGGTGCTGGTGGAAACGATGCGCCGCGAGGGCTACGAGCTTCAGGTGGGACAGCCGCAGGTTATCTACAAGGAGATTGACGGGCAGAAGTGCGAGCCGGTTGAGGAGCTTACCATCAACGTGCCGAACGATTTCTCGAGCAAGATGATTGATATGGTAACGCGCCGCAAGGGCGAACTGCTCGGAATGGACACCGAGGGCGACCGTGTGAACATCACGTTCGAGATTCCCTCGCGCGGCATTATGGGACTGCGCACCAACGTGCTCACGGCCAGTCAGGGCGAAGCCATTATGGCGCATCGTTTCAAGGACTATCAGCCGTTCAAGGGCGAAATCGTCCGTCGCACCAACGGCTCTATGCTTGCGATGGAGAACGGAACGGCGTTTGCCTATGCCATCGACAAGTTGCAGGACCGCGGAAAGTTCTTCATCGATGCCGGAGAGGAGGTCTACGGAGGACAGGTAGTGGGCGAGCACGTTCACGACAAGGACTTGGTAATCAACGTAACGAAGTCCAAGCAGCTCACCAACGTGCGTGCATCGGGTTCGGACGACAAGGCACGTGTGATTCCGAAGACGGAAATGAGTCTGGAGGAGTGCATCGAGTATATCAAGGCCGACGAATACATTGAGGTAACGCCCGAAAGCATCCGTATGCGCAAGATTACGCTCGACCATAACGAGCGCAAGCGCGAGAGCAAGGAAGCGTAG